In Bacillus marinisedimentorum, the genomic window GAGATCCATTTATTTCAAGGAGGAAATGACATTGATAAAAACGATTGAACAGTACGGTTGGAATGAAACATGGAATACACATTTTGAACAATATGAAAATGAAGGTTATATACCCGGACGGGTGGCACTGGAACATAAGAGAAGCTACCGTGTCCTGACTATGCACGGTGAACTGCTCGCTGAAGTATCGGGCCGGATGCGGTTTGAAGCGGGGGAGCGGGAAGACTTTCCTGCCGTTGGCGACTGGGTCGCTGTTTCGGCAAGGCCGGATGAGGGGAAGGCGACGATCCACGCGATATTGCCGCGGGCGAGCAAGTTTTCGCGTAAAGCGGCGGGACGGACGACTGAAGAGCAGATTGTAGCTGCAAATGTCGACACCATTTTCCTTGTCAACGCTTTAAATCAGGATTTCAACGTCCGCAGGCTTGAGCGTTATCTCGTCATGGCGTGGGAGAGCGGAGCAAATCCGGTGATTATTTTGAGCAAAGCAGACTTGTGCGATGATATTGCTGAGAAGGTCAGGGAAGTTGAGGCAGTGGCTTTCGGTGTCCCTGTGCATGTCATCAGTGCTGTTGAAGACAGCGGAATGGAAGAGCTTGATTCCTATCTTGCAGCCGGCAATACTGTTGCGCTGCTCGGTTCTTCAGGTGCCGGCAAGTCAACCCTGACAAATCGGTTGTTCGGAAGTGAAGTTCAGCTTGTAAAGGAAATCAGGGAAGAGGACGGCCGCGGGCGCCATACGACAACCCACCGGGAGCTGATTGTGCTGCCGGGCGGCGGGCTTGTCATCGATACGCCGGGCATGCGGGAACTGCAGCTGTGGGAAGCGGATGAGAGCCTTGGCACAAGCTTCAATGATATCGAAGAGCTTGCCGGGAATTGCCGGTTCCGGGACTGCAGCCACAATTCCGAACCGGGATGTGCGGTAAAGGCTGCGATTGATGACGGGTCGCTTGAAGAAAAACGCTATGAATCGTATGTGAAGCTGCAAAAAGAACTTGCTTTCCTTGAGCGGAAAGCAGACAAGAAAGCCCAGCTCGAAGAAAAGGAGAAGTGGAAAAAGATTGCCGGGGACCGTAAACGGTTCCACCAGAGATAGGTTAAGAGGAGCTGCCCTGGATAAGCGGGGCAGCTCTTATTTTTTGTTAAATGTTTTATAGTAGGATTCTGTCTCAGTCCGTACGGTACATCCGTTTCTTTGGAATACCTTTTGCATTTTCGTGTTGGCCCGGTGGGTGCCGCCTGCATAGTGGGAGGCTCCCATTTCCTTCAGTTTGCCAAGGGACTGTCGGTGGATTTCAGCGCTTTTTCCAGTGCCCCTTGACTCCGGAAGCAGTCCGAAATAAAACAGCCTGCCTTCGTCAATGGTGCCCGGTTCGATGTGCGGCATGGAGATGGCGATTGCGTTTCCATCTTCATAAATGGCATTGCATGTCCTTTTCCAGTCAGGCCCGAGTTCGCGCCTGACGGATTCCAGGTGCTCCGCAATCGGCAGGGTCGACGGTGCGTTATCGGAGCCTGACATCGCCTGTTCCCAGAGCGACATGAATTTCTCTTCAGTCAAGTTCTTGTCTTCGAGTGACCTCCACTCATAGCGGTCCGGCGCATTTGCGTCAACGTTTTTCAGATCCAGGTATACTTCAACCCGGGATGCGTAATGTTTAAATCCGGAAGCCTTGAGCATTTCTGAAAGGGCTGGAAAATATGGAGTCTTTGCATTGAGTAGAAACCCTATCCGTTTTACATCCAGTTTTTCGGTGTACTCCATCAGTTCCTGGAGCTTGTTTTCATACGCTGCTTTTGTAAAATTGGTTATCGGCCGCACTTCTTCGATTTGGATTGATATCGGCAGGCCGTTGAGAATGTTGAAAGAATCGCCGAACAGTCTTTTTATTGTGTTTGTTGGTTCCATTATAATCACCTTTGTATTGATTGTTTTTATAGGTGGCTGTGGTTTTAAACCATTACATTAATATGAAAGTGGGCGTGGTTTAAGTTCTCGTAATGTGGGCTTCCCTCTTCATGTGGGGATAAAAGCCGGGTTTAGGTTCCTGTATTTTCTTTGTTGAGTTGATTAAGGGTACTGAATGTTGATTCATTGCTTGTAATGCTGAGTTAGCTTCGATTATAGGGACTGAATTCCGATTCAGTGCCCGTAATGCAGCCTCCGTTCACCATTAGAGGCACTGAATTCTGATTCAGTGCCCGTAACGCAGCCTTCGTTCCCGATTAGAAGCACTGAATTCTGATTCAGTGCCCGTAATGCAGCCCTCGTTCCCGATTAGAGGCACTGAATTCTGATTCAGTGCCCGTAATGCAGCCTCCGTTCCCGATTAAAGGCACTGAATTCTGATTCAGTGCCCGTAATGCAGCCCTCGTTCCCGATTATAAGCACTGAATTCTGAATCAGTGCCCGTAATGCAGCCTCCGTTCCCGATTAGAAGCACTGAATTCTGAATCAGTGCCCGCAATGCAGCCCTCGTTCCCGATTAGAGGCACTGAATTCTGAATCAGTGCCCGTAATGCAGCCTTCGTTCCCGATTAGAAGCACTGAACCCCTATTCAGTCCCTGTAATGTAGTCTTCCTGCATTATAGGCACGGAAGCCGTGTTCCCGTGCCTATAAAGCATCCTTGTCCTCCATTATAGGCACGGAAGCCGTGTTCCCGTGCCTATAAAGCATCCTTGTCCTCCATTATAGGCACGGAAGCCGTGTTCCCGTGCTTATAAACCATCCATGTTCTTCATTATAGGCACGGAAGCCGTGTTCCCGTGCTTATAAACCATCCATGTTCTTCATTATAGGCACGGAAGCCGTGTTCCCGTGCTTATAAACCATCCTTGTTCTTCATTATAAGCACGGAAGCCGTGTTCTCGTGCCTATAAAGCATCCTTGTCCTCCATTATAGGCACGGAAGCCGAAATCCCATGCTTATAAAGCATCCTTTCCCATCACTATAGGCACGGGAACAGTATTCCCGTGCCTATAATTCCCTCATTGACCTGATTACAGGAACCGACTCTCCGTTCACTGCTTCCACAAAACACACTGAACCCTCTTTCAGGTCCAGAATGCTGTCTGTACAAAAAATATAGGCGTTAAAATCGATACACCGCTCAGATCCAATCCTCATGAGGCATACCCGCCCCTAAATAACTTCTCCACTATAAATCAAAGCCCCTTGTTCCGTCCTTTCCACTCCCTCATTCTACTTTCACGTGCACCGCCTGAATAGCATTATATCCATATCCTTTCCGGTTCCAAAAGGCCTCTGCCGGCTGAGTCCTGCCGGCGGAGTCAGACGCCCTGGCCCTGATTTCATACTCCCCGGGTTCTCTCACTTCCCAGTCGATGCTCCACTTTGTCCAGGCGTACTGTTCATTTGCCGGTTTGCTTAACCCTGCCTGATTCCATGTCTGGCCGCCGTCCAGGCTGATGTCCACTGCTGTGATTTCTCCTTCACCAGACCATGCAATCCCTTTGATCTCATGTATGCCGGTATTCAGAATTTCGTAGTCCAGCGGTTTTTGGATGATTGAATTGACATGAGTTGTCGTTACAGGAAATTTGTCCCAGTCGCTGTCGGGGTGGGGATAATAGTTATAATCGATTGACTGGAAGGGTCCCTGGAACTTATGATCGATGACCGTTATTCGTTTCACCCATTTTACCGAGGACATAGCGTACCATTGCGGGACGATAAGGCGAAGGGGGAATCCATGCTTAAATGAGAGAGGCCTGCCATTGTATTCATAGGCAAGAATCGTGTCTGGATGCAGTGCTTTTTCAACCGGCAGGCTGCGGGCAAAGGGAACCGTTCCATCCATATCTGTCCGTTCTCCTTTATCCCATCCTTCAAAAACAACCTCTTTGGCTGAAGATGACAGACCTGTCATGGAAAAAAGATGATGCAGCGGCACTCCTGTCCAGCGGCCCTCTCCGATTGCGCCGTCTTCCCATTGCTCGCCGAATACTGCCGGCTTGAAGTTTGCCCGTTTATTACCTGCACATTCCAAAACAGCTGTAATGGTTTTTGAATGCATGGAGTGGAAGTCCTGATAGCGGAACAAGTAAGGCTGCCGGACAAGCCCGCTGATAAGCAGATGTCCGGCAGGGCTCACGTTTTCCGGGTAAGCGAAATGGTTGCGCCGGTAAAAAAGCTTCCCGGGAATATGATCACTGTGCAAGAAATGAATCGGCGCCTCCTGATTTTCCGGATGAAGGCTTCTTGTTGTTAAGTAAGGCCGGATCTTTTTCATCTGAATTCCTCCCTCTGGCATTTTATTAAGGAAGTCATTTTTATATGAGTGAGCAGGTGGAAGAGATTGCTTAGAGAAAAAAATGAAAATTTTTAAAAAATTCTCTTGCGTTTAAAGCGCTTTCCATTGTAAAGTGGTAAAAACAATGATCAATTGAATAGTCTGACCGACACTTATCAAGAGAGATGGAGGGATCTGGCCCTGTGATATCTCAGCAACCAGCCTGAAAAGGCCCGGTGCTACGTCCAGCCAGGCAGAAGCCTGGGAGATAAGGGGAAATACATGAATCTGTAAAGCCTCTTCTTCCAGAAAAGGCTTTTTTTATTATATTTACTGTTTGCTGCGTTAAAGCGATGAACGTTTTCGGATAGTGGCGG contains:
- a CDS encoding sulfite oxidase, which translates into the protein MKKIRPYLTTRSLHPENQEAPIHFLHSDHIPGKLFYRRNHFAYPENVSPAGHLLISGLVRQPYLFRYQDFHSMHSKTITAVLECAGNKRANFKPAVFGEQWEDGAIGEGRWTGVPLHHLFSMTGLSSSAKEVVFEGWDKGERTDMDGTVPFARSLPVEKALHPDTILAYEYNGRPLSFKHGFPLRLIVPQWYAMSSVKWVKRITVIDHKFQGPFQSIDYNYYPHPDSDWDKFPVTTTHVNSIIQKPLDYEILNTGIHEIKGIAWSGEGEITAVDISLDGGQTWNQAGLSKPANEQYAWTKWSIDWEVREPGEYEIRARASDSAGRTQPAEAFWNRKGYGYNAIQAVHVKVE
- the rsgA gene encoding ribosome small subunit-dependent GTPase A, whose translation is MTLIKTIEQYGWNETWNTHFEQYENEGYIPGRVALEHKRSYRVLTMHGELLAEVSGRMRFEAGEREDFPAVGDWVAVSARPDEGKATIHAILPRASKFSRKAAGRTTEEQIVAANVDTIFLVNALNQDFNVRRLERYLVMAWESGANPVIILSKADLCDDIAEKVREVEAVAFGVPVHVISAVEDSGMEELDSYLAAGNTVALLGSSGAGKSTLTNRLFGSEVQLVKEIREEDGRGRHTTTHRELIVLPGGGLVIDTPGMRELQLWEADESLGTSFNDIEELAGNCRFRDCSHNSEPGCAVKAAIDDGSLEEKRYESYVKLQKELAFLERKADKKAQLEEKEKWKKIAGDRKRFHQR